ATGATGCCGGCAATGGCCAGGCATTCGATGCAGGCCACCAGGAAAATTGCCAGGCCAAGCCACTGCGGGTTCGCGCCAAGCCAGCCGGTCAGGCTGTCGAGCCATTGGCCCATGGTTCAGCTTCCTTCTTCGATGATGGAGAAATCCTGCCCTTCGACTTGCCCCCGGCGTAGCGGGTTCCGGGTGCAGAAGCGGGCGTACTCGGCGTCGACGAACCGGTAGGGCAGGTGCTCGTCGCGGCCGTGGGGAATGCCCAGGCGAGCCGCCTGGATCACGCGGGGCACGGCAATGCCGCAGTCTTCGACATACAGCCGCTCAGGGTCAAAACGTTGAGCGTCCCAATGGGGAACCTTCAGGCCCATGGCACGGCACAGCAGGGTCTGGCCGGCGCACAGGCGCTGCGCCGGGCGCAGGTTGCCGCTGGCGTCGGGGTTGTTCAGCTGCATTTGCGCCAGGCTATTGGCATCGGAGATGGCATCGATCCAGGGATAGGCCGATTTGATCAGTACCGCGTTGCCGGGGCCATGGGCGCTGAAATTGAGCGAGTCGCCACCCCGGGCGTAATACATATAGATGTGCCCGCCATCAAGAAACAGCGCCTTGCGCTTTTCCGTGTAGCCCAACGACGCGTGGCTGCCTTTGTCGGCCAGATAATAGGCCTCGGTTTCGATGATTCGCGCGGCTAGCCACAGTTCGCCGTGGCGATGGCGGATGACTTTGCCCAGCAGGGCCTTGGCCAGCGTCTGGGCATCGCGGTCGAAAAAGCTGTCGGGCAGGGCGCGGCTGGGGCAGGGGGCGGGCATGCTTACAGTTCGTGGCGATAAAGGCAGGGATGATAGCAACGAATGACTTAATCAAGGCTGAATCAGGACACTTCGATACCCGCCGTTACATCTTTCCTATGGCTTGCGGCAGCTCAATTTCGACCATCCGCCACCCGCCGCTGGGCGTATACCTGCGCGACAGTTATAATCAGCCGATTTCCCCTTCGCCAAGACACCGAACCCATGACTGAGTCCGTTCTTGACTACATGACCCGCTTGGGTCGCGCCGCTCGCCAGGCCTCCCGGGTGATCGCCCGCGCCAGCACCGCGCAGAAAAACCGCGCCCTGCAGGCCGCCGCCGATGCCCTGGACGCCGCGCGCGCCGAGCTTGCCGCAGCCAACGAACAGGACCTGGCCGCCGGCCGTGCCAACGGCCTGGAGCCCGCACTGCTGGACCGCCTGGCCCTGACGCCAGCGCGGATCGACGGCATGATCACCGGCCTGCGCCAGGTGGCCAGCCTGCCGGACCCGGTCGGCGCCATCCGCGACATGAGCTATCGCCCGTCGGGCATTCAGGTCGGCAAGATGCGCGTGCCGCTGGGGGTGATCGGGATCATCTACGAGTCGCGCCCCAACGTGACCATCGACGCCGCGAGCCTGTGCCTGAAGTCGGGCAATGCCACCATTCTGCGTGGCGGCTCCGAGGCCATTCACTCCAACCGCGCCATCGCCACCTGCATTCAGCGTGGCCTGGCCGAGGCCGGTTTGCCTGCGGCGGTGGTGCAAGTGGTCGAAACCACCGACCGTGAAGCAGTCGGCGCGCTGATCAGCATGCCCGAGTTCGTCGATGTGATCGTACCGCGCGGCGGCCGTGGCCTGATTGAGCGCATCAGTCGCGATGCCCGCGTGCCGGTGATCAAGCACCTGGACGGTATCTGCCATGTTTACGTGGCCGAACACGCCGACCTGGACAAGGCCTGGAACGTGGCATTCAACGCCAAGACCTATCGTTATGGCATTTGCGGCGCAATGGAAACCCTG
The genomic region above belongs to Pseudomonas sp. PSKL.D1 and contains:
- a CDS encoding DNA-3-methyladenine glycosylase encodes the protein MPAPCPSRALPDSFFDRDAQTLAKALLGKVIRHRHGELWLAARIIETEAYYLADKGSHASLGYTEKRKALFLDGGHIYMYYARGGDSLNFSAHGPGNAVLIKSAYPWIDAISDANSLAQMQLNNPDASGNLRPAQRLCAGQTLLCRAMGLKVPHWDAQRFDPERLYVEDCGIAVPRVIQAARLGIPHGRDEHLPYRFVDAEYARFCTRNPLRRGQVEGQDFSIIEEGS
- a CDS encoding glutamate-5-semialdehyde dehydrogenase, with protein sequence MTESVLDYMTRLGRAARQASRVIARASTAQKNRALQAAADALDAARAELAAANEQDLAAGRANGLEPALLDRLALTPARIDGMITGLRQVASLPDPVGAIRDMSYRPSGIQVGKMRVPLGVIGIIYESRPNVTIDAASLCLKSGNATILRGGSEAIHSNRAIATCIQRGLAEAGLPAAVVQVVETTDREAVGALISMPEFVDVIVPRGGRGLIERISRDARVPVIKHLDGICHVYVAEHADLDKAWNVAFNAKTYRYGICGAMETLLVDQRVAEGFLPEMARRFHEKGVELRGCERTRAIVDAKPASEDDWHTEYLDAILSIRVVDGLDQAIEHINHYGSHHTDSIITEHQGQARQFMAEVDSASVMLNTPTCFADGFEYGLGAEIGISTDKLHARGPVGLEGLTCEKYVVIGDGQLRGQGSC